The sequence below is a genomic window from Macrotis lagotis isolate mMagLag1 chromosome 7, bilby.v1.9.chrom.fasta, whole genome shotgun sequence.
TCGACGGCGGCTGTGTACTCTCTGCTGAAACTCAGTTCAGTGATGGCTACGTCATCCAGAATGAGGCTGAAGTCCTTGGCCCGTTCTGTTAGCTCCCGACGGATCAACAAGGACACCTGGGGGGATGGGGGGTACGTGTGGACAGCAGCAAAGAAGGGTAAGAGAAGTTGAGTAAGGTAACAAGCTAAAACCCAGATTTCCAGAGGctaccttctccttctcccttggGGTTCCTGCCTTGGTTCTGACAGGTCTTTAGTCTCCCTTAACACTGGCTTGTGGGTGGGGCCTCTCAGCTGGGTGAGCCTTTTTTGGTCTCCTGCTGTCTCTGGAGAATCCCTGCCCTCTAATCCCTCAATCTAGCACTACTCTCTTGCTCTTTCCCAGTTGCCCAAAGGATTCAGAAACTTCCAAGCTGCCTCTATATAAAAAATTCAAGAACTTCGCTACAACTCTGCCCTAGGAAATGAGCCCAGGTAGTTAGGGGCTTCAAATCCCTTAGGATTTggcaggaggaagaggaaggggtcAGACCTGGGCCCTCTGGGTGATGAGCTGGGAGGCGTTGAACTTGGCCACAACGCTCTTGAGCACCTCATTGACAATAGAGGGCAGCACCCGCTCCTCATAATCCAACCCGAGGCGCTGGTACATGCTGGGCAGCTCCAGGGCATTGGGTCGGGAGAGCACTCGGAGGGAAATGTTCACCATCTGAAGGTCTTGGCAGGGAACAAGAGAAAGCATTAGTCAGGACTCAAGGATGCCCCATCCTTTTCCAGACATCCGAGTGACCTCCCACAGTCTCTTTAGTGCCTGACAATGCTGGGAACATGAGGCAGGAATTTTCTTAGCAGCTAACTAGGGACAGTACCGGATGCTTCGTGACCACTTGTGGATTATCAGAAAGAATCTTCCCTCCCCCAGATATATGAAAGAGACCTGAGAATTTCATTAAAGAATGTACAGACAAGCTCAGCTCAAGTCTGGGCTTTAGAGCAACAAATTCTAATCTTTGCTTGGGAAGtaggggggggtggggtggaaagggagaaggcacATCTGAATTCATTCCTCATTTACTTAGTACCACAAATGCCAATAATGCCCAACATGCTACACAGTGAAAGATCCAACAGTCACTCCAAGCCTAAAACCACTTCATAGTGGGTTGATATTGGTTGGACTAAAGTACATCAATCAAGTAGTTCAAGTCAGTAAGCttgaagtacctactatgtacagaAAACTGATGGAAATCAAGAGAGGTCTGGAGGAGAGAGTTAAAGGTAAAGCATAGTCTGGGACTTAAGTACTGGTCCTAAATCTCCCTTTAGAAATGTACCGCCtgaatgattttgtttgtttccttgcacatgaaagttctttcaaattttaaagtgttGAACAATGTACATGATGAAGACTTGGTGAAAGAGTTGGCCTTTGAATGACAGAACTTCAACGGGAAAGGAGACTCACTGTTGACTCAGTCCTGTTGAGAAGATCTATGGAAGTGGAAAATGCCAGGCTACACTCAGAATACACAGGTCTGAAAGGGGCTAGACTTGATGGCATCAGATTGTGGCAGGCTCTAAGTGGGCTTTGTTATAATTCAGTAATAAAAATACCTTTACTGTGAGTTTTGaggtctgcaaagcactttaaatgtTTTACCCTCAAAAATGAGTTTGTGAAATTGGTTCTAGCATTACCTTCATTTTATGAAGAAACTGTGATTCAGAGGGATAACTGGTCCATAGTCATTCAACTAGTTAATTGTCTGAGAAAGTATTCCACCTAAACCTATCTAGGTCCAGTATTATTTCCATAATGCCATGCTACTTTCTCAGGATGCAGCTGTGATGTCTAAGAAAGAGAATAGCAAGACTAAATTTATATCAATAGAGGTCATTCCAGCAGCAGCTTGGAGTttccctcattgagaaaaaaaattaaagtagaaaggCTCATTGCAAAAATATCAGACCAAGTAGGTCTAGACTAAAAAGAACTCTAGATAATATGagaataagaatagaaaagataCCAAAATATCttctagaattttaaatttaatttggagAAAAGTCTTGTAGATGGTTTGACTTTTGTTTAGAGCAAATGGGGAGCAGGTCTCTCTCATTCAGTTTCTTTGAAATTAGGGTTGcaatagataatctctaaggtccagGACTCACAATAGAAAGGCAGAGTGACTATACATACCCACTTTAGGTTTGGGAGTATAGAGTTTATTCTAAGGACAACAAGAAGTCCATAAAAGTTTCTGAAAAGGAAGTAACAAGTGCCCTCAATAGGAGAAGATATTAGAAAAGGAAGACTAGTTAATCAACCTACCTCTAAATTTATGTCATGAAAATAACAATCCAGATGAGAGGTACTGAAGtcctgaaagaaaggaaggctcCTGACTAGCAACAAGTGTGACTGGGAGGAATCAGAGATGATAGCCTTAAAGTAAGGGCTATGTTGTTTTTGTGTGATGCAAGAGGTCTCCCACCTTTATCCATCTGCGCCCTGGTCTCTCCTATACAAGTTATAGGCTTTAACCTCTTTGGGtcccacctccttcccctccttgCCTCCGGGTGCTCAGACCCACCTTTGGAGCCTGTGGGAGAAGATATCTTGCGGGGCCGGGCACGAATGTCATAGATGATGGGGTACTGGAACCAGGGGATCCTGGGGGTGAGGAGGGACGGGAAGAAGCTAAGTCATAGGGGGCTCACAGAGGGTCCTGCTATCCCTTACCCCTTCTAGCCACCTGAATCCCAGTCACCTTTCCCCTCCAGCCACAGAGGTTGAGGAGATACCTCTTCTccctattgctttttttttttttaggtttttgcaaggccacacagctaggtaattattaagtgtctgaggccggatttgaacccaggtactcctgactccagggcaggtgctttatccaccgcgccacctagccgcccctctccctTTCACTCTTACACAAGTGTTCGATCCCTCAGGCCCTCTGAATAGGTATTGAAATGGGAATTTTAAAGATCTAACCCCGGGGGGACCCATTTGCAGAGGCTGCAGAGAATGTCGTCTTGTGAGATCCTCtcgggggagggggagaggaaaagattGAGAAACTCGGAATGCAGGTGGCTTTGCCCAGGACCGAGGGCAAAATCCGGGCATCCTACATTTGGCCTTTCCGTGCCCCGACTTACCTGAAGTGCAGTCCTTCTGCGAGGATGGTGTCCTGCTGCACGCCCCCGATTCGGTTAAAGAAAATGGCTCTTTGCCCACCTTCCACTAcaaggggggagagggaggagaggatcAACAGAGAATAGCGGGGCCGGCGGGggaggggccggggccggggcgccgGGGCGGGGCCGCGTCCACGTGGGGCTCCCCCTCTCACCCGTGAACACGGACTCTCGCACTCCGTAGGCCACGGCCCCGGCCCCGAGCAGCAGCTTCAGCGCCGTGCCCATGCCGCGGGGCCCGGCGGGCAGCCGCCCTGCGAAGTCCTTCAGGTTCTGGGCCATGTCCGCTCCCTGACGCCGCGGCGGGGCACGAGGCCGGGGCAGCCGACCGCTTCTCCCCTTGCCCTTCCGCAAGTCCCcggccctggccctggccccgCGGCCGGCGCTGCCTCTCCCGGGATCCGCGCCTCTCGCACGAGGCTCCGCCACCAGCCCGGCTCCTCCCAGGAGAAAGGGCACCGGAAGCGCGCTCTCTCCTCTACGTTCCCCCTATTTCCGGAGAGGCCGCGAAGCTGGGGCACTGCCGCCTCCGCGTGACCGGAAGTTGCGTCTCCCCGCCCGCCCCTTCCCGTGGGGCGGTCTTCCGGGGAGGGGTTTCAACAGCCTCTACGTTCGGTTCGCAAGTCCTCTTCCAAGAAGGCAACCGGAAGTCACGGCGTCCGGGCGGAAGTCGCGTCCCCACGCCCGTTTCAGGAGATCCTAGGTAAATCTATTTCCAACCCGTGCCCGGCCGCAAGATGGCGGCGCCCAGTGATGGTTTTCAGGCACGTGAACGGCGCAATCGGGATCCGGAGCGAGACTGGGAGGCGGCGGAGCCCAAACGGCCCCGTCTTGGAGCGGGGACCAAAGGCGGGGGTCGGCGACTCGTGGTGGTGCTGGAAGGAGCCAGTCTAGAGACCGTCAAGGTATCGTAGGAGAGGAGAGGAACCGGGGCGGGGGCAGAGCCCGGGTGCGGGGACGTTAGCAGCCTGTCCGACCCGCCCCCCTCGAGTTTGGGGGAGTCGTGGAGGCTCCCCCCCCCGGGGCCTAGTCACGCCGCGGTGGAACTCGTGGGCTTTAAGCCTGAATCTCagggcttagggttagggttaggaggAGCTCGGCCCGGGCTGCGCCAGCGGCCTTCCGGGGGGCAGGCCGCGCTTGTCCCCCGCGCCGCCCCTCTCCTGGTGATGGCAGCACTTGGGGCCTCCCCGTGACAATTAACGGGAATCCCTTCCCTCACCGCTGGCTTCTTCTCATACTTTGAACCTATGGTTTTAACGAAGAGACCTATGGACTAGGTGGTCGGGTTACCTCTAGAGTGGAAAAAAGAGGCTCGGAGGAGCGGAGCGCATTTTGGGGGTTCACCATCCGCAATGCCTCGGGCAAGGCCTTCGGTTTCTTTGGTTACTGCTGAGGCCCTTCACACCTCATATCGATTGAGCTCAATCTTTTTGAGGATTAAATGGTGCTTACTAAAGTTTGGAACACTTGCAAAAAGACTTTGCTGTTTACAAGTATAGACTAGACTTGGTCCTTTCAGCAGCCTCATTCTCTCTACCACTTTTCTGAGACTATCATCTCCAATATCTCATTCTGGcagaattctcaaaaaaatttatGGTGTTTGACTTGCACTCAAAtctccaaaaatttttaaaattttttttgcaagacactgggattaagtggctagcccaaggccacacagctaggtaattattaagtgtccgaggccgcatctgaactcgggtcctcctgactccatccactgcgccacctagctgccccaattttcatctttcttgatcTGCTTTGTTCAATACTATCGACTCTTCTGAGTCTACCTCTTTGGGTTTTGGGGACCCTGTCCTGGTTGTTTCTACTTTTTGTTGCTTCTCAGTTTCAGAGCTAGTTTGTTATTCATGTTATAACCCCTTGGCTGTAAGTGTTTCTTACAGTTCATTTCTGAGTTCCTTTATCTCTTCATGACCTCAGCCAGCTCTCGTGAATTTGATTATTCTTCATTTGACTGAGAGATCACTATTAAGGTCTTCAGCTtcataaatgaaatcattttcttaGACATACTCAGAGGCTCTTATCTGACACTTTACAATTTGTTAAGACTAGCCTCAGAGAGCCCACTATCCTCAGTGAAAGATCAGAATAGAACAGCAAAAGTCAAAAaacaagaaagggtaaagcagACCATAGACTAGACAGATTTAGAAACATGCTGCCCTACCCCCTTTACTGAGCCATTGACCATGACCTAGCCATTTAATTGGatatctaaaactgaatttattgCCTTTCTCTCCAAACTTTTCAGTCTGTTAAAAGGCATGTGTTCTTTTCAATGTCTCAGATTGATAATCTTGATGTTATTCTCAACTCCTCAGGATTTCATCTCACATTTTGTGCCAAATCCCTTCCCTACCTCATTTCTTTCATCTGATCCTTTCTCACTCTCATAACAATGACCTTAAATGatttttgtattcctttttcaTCTTACATGCTTAATTTGACCCAAATGAAAGGGTTTAAATGTCAAGTAGTCTAGTATGTCTAGGTATTTTTGGTGCCTAAAGACTAGGATAGCTGTATCCAGAAGCATCAGTTATTGTAGTTCTAGAAGACCACAGTTGTGATCAATATTAAGGGATGGGGTACCCATACTGATGAAAATACTGAGTACTCATTTGCAAACCTGTCTACGCAAAGTTTTAAGCTGTCTCTTTTGTGTTCCCACAAGTGTGAACTCTCAATGTAAATATTGAGTTatctttatatagcactttttaaaaaacaacttaacAGAATGATTTGTCATTATCTCTTGTCAAAGTTCCTGTTAAAATATGTTATTTAGAACTCTTCGTATTCCCTATCAAAGGGTGAACACTCTACACTCTTAGATTATAttagggaggagagggaaatgctattaaattttaaatcatctaaaaacttgTCTTGCtattaagagttttaaaaatcagCCATCCCCCTTCTTCTCTATTGGTGTATTTAATACTACAAATATGATAATCAAGTGTGCCTTGTCATAGTCTCATTGAAAGCAGACCTGGGTCCTTTTGTCCAGATCCTCTTAAATTTATTAATTCCTTCCACTGAATCCCTGACAAGTGATTATCTGATACTGCTGCTGACACTACCTTTTTGTAATCGATCctctaacattaaaaaaaaaccttaaggtTGCAGCTATACAGACTCTCCCCCTTATATCTTTGTACATTTCTGAATATTACAAAATAGTTGTGAATATGCTCAAAACTTCATTCTAGTTCTACTACTGTGATTTTTGAAGTTGCCTAGTTtgtaccctcattttataaatgaggcaacAGTCGTAGAAAAGAGCTTCTTTGAGGCTGGGATACATTCTCAAGTCTTCAAGTCCACTTTTACTCCACAGTCCAAGTTTGTTACCTCTTCCACATTTCCCATTAGGTCTTTATCATTCTCCTGCCTGGCAATTTCTCATACTTGTACTATGTTTTTTGAATTCTTTGTTGCAGatttatctataatttttatttagtttgctTGATGATGTCTACTCACCATTGGACCTTGGTCCTTAgttcaacctccttattttatttcCCATCACAGTAACCTTTACCTACTCTGCAAACTTTACAATTTGTGTTCATCTTCATTCCTTTCTGttataattgtacatatatattatattactccTATCTGCTTCAAAATTTGTCATGCTGAAAACAGCAATTGTGCTTTCCACCTAGGGGGCTTTTGTACTACTTGGCTTTATGTAGGGTTTCACTTGACAGGTGCTGTAACTTAAAATCATGATAGATTTCTTGAAACCCTATTTGTCTAGTTTCAGCCACAGTGAGTTTTTCAGTTTaacctggggggggggaatttggGGTAGATCATCTATTTCAAATGTACATGGGGTATCTTTGTAAACACAGTGGTAAATGCTTCATCCATCCTTATtatacttctttctcttcccagGTAGGGAAAACCTATGAGCTGCTCAACTGTGACAAACACAAATCTATACTCTTGAAAAACGGACGGGACCCTGGAGAAGTGAGACCAGATATAGCCCACCAGGTAGCTTCAGGAACCAGGCCCATATACACTTCAAGACTTTACATGAAGAGTGAAGCTGATTACTTCTCTATTTTCACTGATTCTGATTACTATTTTTCTCAGAGCTTGTTGATGCTGATGGATAGCCCCCTGAACCGTGCTGGCTTGCTCCAGGTTTATATCCATACTCAGAAAAATGTTCTGATTGAAGTGAACCCCCAGACTCGGATTCCTAGGACCTTTGACCGCTTCTGTGGCCTCATGGGTGAGAGATAAATCTAATGAAGCAGGATGGCTAATTATGGGTATAGTAATCACCATACTATACCATGTGAACAGAAATAAGGTTGGGCTGTATTCAGTTTACAGACTTGATTGAAAGTCAGATGGGTCCACGGTCTTTCATAGTCTGACTAGCACTTGTTGGAAAGGAAGGCATGGTGGTCTGGTGGTGTTCTTGCTTTACAAAGGGGGCTCCTCTAATTTTTTCCTTGATGGGGGATGGAAATGATGAAATCCATTCTGCCTTTCTTTCTGTAGTTCAGCTCCTGCACAAACTCAGTGTTCGAGCAGCTGATGGCCCCCAGAAGCTGTTGAAGGTAAGGACTTAATCATTAGCAGGctaaggggagagaagaaagggaagcctGGGAAGTccattgtttcttaatttttagtTCTTGTTTCTTAGACTGAACGTGTTGTCTCTTCTCCTTAGGTGATCAAGAATCCAGTGTCAGACCATTTTCCTGTAGGCTGTATGAAGATTGGCACTTCCTTTTCTGTCCCTGTAGTCAGTGATGTTAAAGAGTTAGCTCCCAGCAGTGACCCTGTCGTCTTTGTTGTTGGGGCCTTTGCCCACGGCTCGGTGAGAGATGCTTTTAGGACTGCCATAAAATGGCAGTGCAGTTTGAtgtaaaaataggaaagaaaaggactGTTTTTTGCAATATTGAAGTGAGGACCATGCTTGGATACTTTTGATGCAAGATATTTTGAGTAATGTTAGTATGGTTTGTCCTTAACAAGGCACAGAGATACCCCTATTAATCTCTCCTGAGATATTAACTGGTTTCAGTTATTTGCTTCCTGAGAGGAGacagttctctttttttgtataGCAACtcctcttcattattttcttttttcccctctttctagATCAACGTGGATTACACAGAGAAGATGGTATCCATCAGCAACTATCCCCTTTCTGCTGCTCTTACCTGTGCCAAACTTACCACTGCTTTTGAGGAAGCATGGGGTATCATTTAACTCTGGAAGACCTTGTTCCCTTTACATTAAGACTATTTATCCCAGCTTGAAAGTCATGGAACTGACTTCTGGACAGTCCTGCTTACAGGATGCTATTGCACCAAGGAACTGTTCTTTTCATACTGGCTTttccatgtaaattttttttataaacaggATTGTTCAAGGAGAATTTCTATGTTTACTGGGCAATCCTGATCTATTTAAACTGCAAATAGAGGACGAATCCATGGGTTCAAGAACAATGATTgatgggagagggaaaggaatggTCTTAGGAAAGCTCTTGACTAGGGGAGGAAAAAAGGCAGCCTGGAACACTAGATGAAAAACTGAACAAACAGAAGTGGTTTTATCTGGTACAATTCCAAGGTAGAAAAATGAAGCAGGTAGAACCTGTGTCCCTTCCATGGGGAGGTGGTTGTGGTATCGGCACATGTATGATCATAGTAAATCAgcagaaaagaaaacacagattccCAGCTGGAAGGAGAGAGATAAGGCAATGTGTGTGGGGCAGCCCAGGAGATGGGTTCCTCCACACTCCCCTAGGGTTTCTTTCCCTTTAGCTGGCAGAGGAGACCTGCAGTAGCTGTTAAGCCTTCCTGTTCCTGGTTCTATCTTCTGCATATTCTCAGGGCAAAAAGAGTCCTGTGAAAAGGGAGGCAGTCCCTGCACCAGGCCCATTTTAGGCCACCtgcaaaagaagagaagaggctGACTAGAACCATTCCAACAATATAACTATCCAATATCCAAACTCTCATCTACTAATTGCTGCTCACTTACCAGGGAGGCAGATCACTctgctttctttaatttttctttccttggcACCATTATTTTACGAACGTAAGGCAATATAAACAGAAGGCTCAGGAAGAAGACATGGCCAAGAAAGTAGACAGACTTGTAGACCTGTGTGGAGATATGGATCATTGAGGCTGAGGATGTGATAAAATTCTTGAGCTTCACATCCTGGCTTTTAGTTATTCTTTCAATCGCAATGGGCAACCCCCCTCAATCCATCTCACAACTTACTTCGAACCATTTATCCCATGTaaaaaggcaaaaggcagtcaTAGAATAACCCATGAAGAGCCAATGAATGGTTTGCTGTACTAGGTAGAAGACAGGCTGCAGGATTGTAATGGATGACAGCTTGCTCAAGATAGGGCTTTCTGTAATCAAGCTGGCTACCTGTAAGGGATAGACAGGGATGACTAGTCAGTGCCTGGACCCCACTGCACCCTTCTCTTCAAGTCTAGTATTTGGGCCCCACCTGTCTCTCCACAATAACAATGAGGAACTCCATCTGAAAGCAAATCAGATAGCCAGAGTGCAGCCCATGCCACAGGGCCAAGAAAAGCAGGGACAGGCCCTGGGATACCATTTTGTTCCCGAGGAACTTGAGCCTCTTAAAGATGTACCTggagacaagaaaagaaatggtTTGAGTCCTAAGCAAATCGGGTCTTTTCTCCCTGTACCCTCTGCTCTGTCCTGTCTCATTTCCCAAGAAAAGCTGGACCATTTGCTAGTTCCTTTATTGAAGCTGTTAAGACAGGCAGAAGGAACTGGGATGGGGgtgaagaaagggatggaagcATGGTGCAGGTGGCAAAATAACTTTCCAAGGTACTAGGTTTTTGCCAGAGCTGAGGATGAAGCCAGTTCACTGCACCTGATCTCAGTCTCCAGGGTCATATAAATGAAGATGTAGCTCAGTTTCAGGCAAGGCCTAGTAAAGTACTGCTCAAAAGGAGATGATGAATGATGACAAGTCTGTTTCCAATTCTGGGTTAAGAGAAAAGGAGCTCAGTTGCTTACCGAGCTACCCAGGCATTGGTGTTGATGTTGAAAGAGGCAATTGTGCCTGTGAACCGGGGTGTGGTCTCAAATAGCCATACTTTCATGTTGGCACAAGCATCCCACAGTGGATGTTCCTTCTCGTCCAATCCATTGAAGCCCAGACCAGTCAGAATGCACACTCCTTCCtgaaggaaggaataaatgaGTCAGGGGCACAACTACTGGTAAAGAGATAGCTTCTTTCTTACTCCGTCCGAGCTCTGTTCTCCTTCCCTTGTCTCTTTGCTACTCACCGTGACCAGCCAACAGGTGACGTATTTGTAGAGCACAAACTTGCCCCAAACTAGCATGTATAGACAACGGAACCAGAAGGGATGGTTctttgagaaagagaaaacacGAATTAAGAACACTAATGAATCTAGGCCCCTCCAAGTAAAATCCTAATTTAACTTGTACTCTTGACTGACCTGCCCATCTGCCTCACACTtgattccatttcttccttacaATTTTACTGGCATTGGGTCTTACTCCATGGTTAGCTGTCAAGTAATTATTAGTTCTCTGTGTGCTCTGAGCACTGaccaaaagaaggggaaaaagggaacaTGTTCAGGTTTTCTGGCTGGTTAGATGGGAGGACAGAAACTGGAATTTGTTGCCTCCTGGGCCCTCTGACCTTCATGGAAGCCTCACATTAAACAATGTCCAGGCATAGAAAGAACATGTTGAGAGGACTTTGCTGGAGGGAAGCAGCTGGATACTGACAGTTCTAAGAACAGCTTGGCCTTGACATTAGTACTAATTGTCCCAGAATGAGGTAAGGTACATAAAGAACGCATGAGGGTGCCCATGAAAGTATTCTCTATACAGTTTCCCTGTCAACTAACAATGAGCCCCAGTGTTAATAGGTGGTATTCATCAGGATAAATACTCACTGCATAGTCTTCGGAGAGCAGATAGTCTTCTGGGATATAGGGACTGAGAAGGGTATAGCCCACCAGGTAGAAGAGGCCCAAACTCAGGCGCTTGAGAGCAGGGAGAAAACTGCAGGGAGAAGTGAAGTCAGTATATGTATCTTCACCCTTCTCATTTAAAACGTGGAGAAGGGTGGTCTAGATAGAGCCTTCACTGTGCAGCTGGAATGGGGGAGATACTTTCTAAAGTGCTCAGTTGTGATGACATGAGGTATTAGACATTAAAGAAGCATTTAGAGGGAGCTTTTGAAGTTTTAAAAGTCTAACAGTGCTTAGGTACTTAGAATAGAGATCTTCCcaactactttcttttctttcagggaTACTACAGATTTATCAACAAGATGAGGCTATAGCTATAAGAATGCAATGAAGACACTCAAATATTAACTGATTAAGCCACAAATGTTGGCTTGTTATATCTCCTAATTCATGGAGTGCTTGTTTGAGCAAACCCCAGAACTTTACTAGCAAAGATATGGACAAAATTTAGTTCATACAAGATGTGTTGAAAAAACAGTTGCATTTTATTCAATAGATTACCACAAGCTACACAAGTCAGGTGGAACATCTTGGCACATCTTTACTGATGGCCTATTTTAACAGTCTAGGAGTTAGATAATACAGGGGTCATGTTTTCCAGTGCTCTCTGGGATAGTCATTAGAAGAGTCCCTATAACAAGTGACTGCAATCCTAGAAGGATAAGATAGACTTCTTGATCTCTGGGGATACGATTACCTGTTGGGTTTCTTTCCTGGTACATCAGTCATCTGTCCCTGCACCAGCTTCATGTAGTTATTCATGGAAAACTGCGGTCCCACCAAAAAGCCCCCATAGAAGTAGGAGAAACCACCAATTTCCAACAAAGAAGGGACTCTCAAAATGGCATATTTTTGCTGCTCAACAGACAATGAATTCTGTGCCAAAGGAAAGAATGGATGTTTCAGGAATAGTCTTGTGACTCTCCCCACCAGACAGTTTGACTGATCTTCATTCTGAGCCCCATTTCTCTAGGATTCCAAAGCATCTACTTGAGAAGGGAAAGAcccctgtgcaagtcattttgTATGTGTATAAGTTGTTTGGGGAGGGAACTGAGCAATATGGAGCTCCTTTCTCTCAGTTGCCCTGTTGTCAGTGATCTCTGGACTTCTGTCAAGAGCTTGAACCTTGGCAGGTAAGATCTGCTGATCCTTGCTCAGGTGCTATCTAGAGCAGGACAATAACCCAGGCTATGGAAGATATCCTGCTCCTGAGATCTGAGGTCTATGCCTTGGTGATATTAGCCTTTTCCCCTCCCATTGGTTGTTTCCTCAGTCTCCCTGTGGAATGTATATTTACTTACCCAATCTCTCCCTCCATCATAGTAGTCAACAGCCAGACCTGGGCGGAGAGAGAAGGTGGGGTAAAGCGGAGGGGGAGGGTGACTGAATGTGGGTGGGAACTGCATAATCctaagagggaggggagaaaatagGAGAATCTTGGAGGACAGGGGAGGAGCCTAATACAGGCATCAGAACTGGAC
It includes:
- the PHB2 gene encoding prohibitin-2, which codes for MAQNLKDFAGRLPAGPRGMGTALKLLLGAGAVAYGVRESVFTVEGGQRAIFFNRIGGVQQDTILAEGLHFRIPWFQYPIIYDIRARPRKISSPTGSKDLQMVNISLRVLSRPNALELPSMYQRLGLDYEERVLPSIVNEVLKSVVAKFNASQLITQRAQVSLLIRRELTERAKDFSLILDDVAITELSFSREYTAAVEAKQVAQQEAQRAQFLVEKAKQEQRQKIVQAEGEAEAAKMLGEALSKNPGYIKLRKIRAAQNISKTIATSQNRIYLTADNLVLNLQDESFTR
- the EMG1 gene encoding ribosomal RNA small subunit methyltransferase NEP1 isoform X1, with amino-acid sequence MAAPSDGFQARERRNRDPERDWEAAEPKRPRLGAGTKGGGRRLVVVLEGASLETVKVGKTYELLNCDKHKSILLKNGRDPGEVRPDIAHQSLLMLMDSPLNRAGLLQVYIHTQKNVLIEVNPQTRIPRTFDRFCGLMVQLLHKLSVRAADGPQKLLKVIKNPVSDHFPVGCMKIGTSFSVPVVSDVKELAPSSDPVVFVVGAFAHGSINVDYTEKMVSISNYPLSAALTCAKLTTAFEEAWGII
- the EMG1 gene encoding ribosomal RNA small subunit methyltransferase NEP1 isoform X2 — encoded protein: MAAPSDGFQARERRNRDPERDWEAAEPKRPRLGAGTKGGGRRLVVVLEGASLETVKVGKTYELLNCDKHKSILLKNGRDPGEVRPDIAHQSLLMLMDSPLNRAGLLQVYIHTQKNVLIEVNPQTRIPRTFDRFCGLMVQLLHKLSVRAADGPQKLLKINVDYTEKMVSISNYPLSAALTCAKLTTAFEEAWGII
- the LPCAT3 gene encoding lysophospholipid acyltransferase 5 — translated: MATAADQDAETVAKLVSGVLRAGVEDHWLGQLSAYLGASEQALRLITSIFLGYPFALFYRQFLFYKDCYLIHLFHILTGLSIAYFNFGNQLYHSLICVVLQFLILRLMGRTVTAVLTTFLFQMTYLLAGYFYTATDKYDIKWTMPHCVLTLKLIGLAVDYYDGGRDWNSLSVEQQKYAILRVPSLLEIGGFSYFYGGFLVGPQFSMNNYMKLVQGQMTDVPGKKPNSFLPALKRLSLGLFYLVGYTLLSPYIPEDYLLSEDYANHPFWFRCLYMLVWGKFVLYKYVTCWLVTEGVCILTGLGFNGLDEKEHPLWDACANMKVWLFETTPRFTGTIASFNINTNAWVARYIFKRLKFLGNKMVSQGLSLLFLALWHGLHSGYLICFQMEFLIVIVERQVASLITESPILSKLSSITILQPVFYLVQQTIHWLFMGYSMTAFCLFTWDKWFEVYKSVYFLGHVFFLSLLFILPYVRKIMVPRKEKLKKAE